A stretch of Lathyrus oleraceus cultivar Zhongwan6 chromosome 6, CAAS_Psat_ZW6_1.0, whole genome shotgun sequence DNA encodes these proteins:
- the LOC127094149 gene encoding dihydropyrimidinase, with translation MIASFCLLTGGIDPRTHLEFEFMNTVTKDDFFSGQAAALAGGTTMHIDFAIPIDGSLTAGFEAYEKKAKKSCMDYGFHMAITKWDETVAREMELMVKEKGINSFKFFMAYKGALMIGDELLLQGLKKCKSLGALAMVHAENGDAVDEGQKKMIELGITGPEGHALSRPLVLEGEATARAIRLADFVNTALYVVHVMSIDAMEEIAKARTSGS, from the exons ATGATTGCATCTTTTTGTTTACTAACAGGAGGCATTGATCCTCGTACTCATCTAGAGTTTGAGTTTATGAACACTGTAACGAAGGATGACTTCTTCAGTGGCCAGGCCGCAGCATTGGCTGGTGGGACGACAATGCACATTGACTTTGCCATACCAATTGATGGGAGTTTAACGGCCGGTTTCGAAGCCTATGAAAAGAAGGCGAAGAAGTCTTGCATGGATTATGGTTTCCATATGGCTATTACCAAATGGGATGAAACAGTTGCAAGAGAAATGGAGCTCATGGTCAAGGAGAAAG GTATCAATTCTTTTAAGTTTTTCATGGCTTACAAAGGAGCTCTTATGATCGGTGATGAGCTTCTTCTACAAGGACTTAAAAAGTGCAAGTCTCTCGGTGCCTTAGCCATGGTCCATGCAGAAAACGGAGATGCTGTGGATGAAGGGCAAAAGAAGATGATAGAGCTTGGAATAACTGGACCCGAGGGACATGCTCTTTCAAGGCCTCTAGTG TTAGAAGGAGAGGCAACTGCTCGTGCTATTCGCTTAGCAGATTTTGTTAACACTGCTTTGTATGTGGTTCATGTCATGAGCATTGATGCAATGGAAGAAATTGCGAAAGCCAGGACATCAGGTTCTTAA